In one Flavobacteriales bacterium genomic region, the following are encoded:
- a CDS encoding lysophospholipid acyltransferase family protein: MGALGYYMALPFIYGIAWLPFPVLYGLSNGIRFVLYDLLGYRKHVVLNNLRNSFPEKSEAEIASIARRFYGWFCDLTLETLKTLTISPAEVRERVRFEGIDILEGYAKRGQSVILVLGHFGNWELAGARYSQEKSIPQLYVIYHPLHNRRFDQLLHHMRTRHGTRLYTMRETSKSMIRDKRLLTATAFIADQTPAPERAYWMTFLNQDTPVFLGTEALARKLGYPVVYISISRPSRGNYVMRAETLVAEPQATREGEITETHTRRLERDIRQHPELWLWTHRRWKHKRPRA; the protein is encoded by the coding sequence ATGGGGGCATTGGGTTACTATATGGCGCTTCCGTTCATCTACGGAATCGCGTGGTTGCCTTTTCCTGTGCTTTACGGCCTGAGCAATGGCATCCGGTTCGTCCTCTACGACCTTCTCGGCTACAGGAAGCATGTGGTTCTCAACAACTTGCGCAACAGCTTCCCGGAGAAGAGCGAAGCGGAGATAGCGAGCATTGCACGCCGATTCTACGGATGGTTCTGCGACCTCACTCTGGAGACGCTCAAGACCCTGACCATCTCGCCGGCCGAGGTTCGGGAGCGCGTCCGGTTCGAAGGCATCGACATCCTGGAGGGCTACGCCAAGCGGGGCCAGAGCGTGATTCTGGTACTGGGGCATTTCGGCAACTGGGAGCTCGCCGGCGCCCGCTACAGCCAGGAGAAGTCCATCCCGCAGCTCTACGTGATCTACCACCCGCTGCATAACAGGCGGTTCGACCAGCTCCTCCACCACATGCGCACGCGGCACGGTACCCGGCTTTACACCATGCGGGAGACCAGTAAGAGCATGATCCGGGACAAGCGCCTGCTCACTGCCACGGCCTTCATCGCCGATCAGACCCCCGCCCCGGAACGCGCCTATTGGATGACCTTCCTGAACCAGGACACCCCCGTCTTCCTCGGCACGGAGGCCCTGGCGCGAAAGCTGGGGTATCCCGTGGTCTACATCAGCATCAGCCGCCCCAGCCGTGGAAATTATGTGATGCGGGCCGAGACCCTTGTGGCCGAGCCCCAGGCCACCCGCGAAGGGGAGATCACCGAGACCCACACCCGCCGGTTGGAGCGGGATATCCGTCAGCACCCCGAACTTTGGCTCTGGACTCATCGACGATGGAAGCACAAACGGCCCCGCGCGTGA
- the uvrA gene encoding excinuclease ABC subunit UvrA, with amino-acid sequence MEGARVHNLKNVSVEIPRGKLVVITGLSGSGKSSLAFDTLYAEGQRRYVESLSSYARQFMGRLEKPDVDRIIGISPAIAIEQKVQTSNPRSTVGTSTEVYDHLKLLFARAGRTISPVSGQPVKRHTVEDVVAGVNGYPHGSTVLMLAPLAIPKGRSIKEHLDILQQQGYARVHDGKEVHRIEDLLASKKALKGTWFLVVDRLAAVPGDTENESRAADSAETAFFEGQGELILLGEDGRQMAFSDRFEADGIAFEEPSPNLFSFNDPVGACPQCEGYGSVIGIDADLVVPDKRLSVYDDCVAPWRGEKLSEWKQDFIRDSARYDFPIHRPYRELDAGQRRLLWQGAKGVAGIDRFFQYVEEKSYKIQYRVLASRYRGKTTCPACEGTRLRKEARYVRIGGRDITELARMPIADCLRFFEELRLDEHEQRIAARLLKEITNRLRYLADVGVGYLTLDRRSNTLSGGETQRIDLATSLGSSLVGSLYILDEPSIGLHPRDTERLIGVLKQLRDLGNTVIVVEHDEEVMRAADHIIDMGPMAGSHGGEVVFSGPFGALMDSDGLTARYLTGRESIPMPVRRRAVRDKLLLRGAREHNLKDIDVSFPLHMLTVVTGVSGSGKTTLVKRILHPAMKRHLDGFSERPGEHSALEGDLGRIEAVELVDQNPIGRSSRSNPVTYVKAWDEVRQLYSELDVSKVRGYKPSHFSFNVDGGRCEVCQGEGEVRIEMQFMADISLTCEACKGRRFRDEMLDVRFQGRDVAELLDMTVDDAIAFFSAHQGLSACARIVQKLLPLQQTGLGYVKLGQSSSTLSGGEAQRIKLASFLTKGQDEKPTLFIFDEPTTGLHFHDIAKLLKALDMLITNGHSVICIEHNTEVILRADHVIDLGPEGGDAGGRLLFAGTPEDLATQESHTGRALARSLGRSAQQRHMA; translated from the coding sequence GTGGAAGGCGCCCGCGTGCACAACCTGAAGAACGTGAGCGTGGAGATCCCACGCGGCAAGCTGGTGGTCATCACCGGCCTGAGCGGCAGCGGGAAGAGCTCGCTGGCCTTCGACACCCTCTACGCTGAGGGCCAGCGCCGCTACGTGGAGAGCCTGAGCAGCTATGCCCGCCAGTTCATGGGGCGCTTGGAGAAGCCCGATGTGGACCGCATCATCGGCATCAGCCCGGCCATCGCCATCGAGCAGAAGGTGCAGACCAGCAACCCGCGCAGCACGGTGGGCACCAGCACCGAGGTCTACGACCACCTGAAGCTCCTCTTCGCCCGGGCGGGGCGCACCATCAGCCCGGTGAGTGGCCAGCCCGTGAAGCGCCACACCGTGGAGGACGTGGTGGCCGGGGTGAACGGCTACCCGCACGGCAGCACCGTGCTCATGCTGGCGCCGCTGGCCATCCCCAAGGGGCGCAGCATCAAGGAACACCTGGACATCCTGCAGCAGCAGGGCTATGCCCGCGTCCATGACGGCAAGGAAGTGCACCGCATCGAGGACCTGCTGGCCTCCAAGAAAGCGCTGAAAGGCACCTGGTTCCTGGTGGTGGACCGCCTGGCGGCCGTGCCCGGGGATACGGAGAACGAGAGCCGCGCGGCCGACAGCGCCGAAACCGCCTTCTTCGAAGGACAGGGTGAGCTGATCCTGCTCGGGGAGGACGGGCGCCAGATGGCGTTCAGCGACCGTTTCGAAGCCGATGGCATTGCCTTCGAGGAGCCCAGCCCCAACCTCTTCAGCTTCAACGACCCGGTGGGCGCCTGTCCGCAGTGCGAAGGGTACGGCAGCGTAATCGGCATCGATGCCGACCTGGTGGTCCCGGACAAGCGCTTGAGCGTCTATGATGACTGCGTGGCGCCGTGGCGCGGGGAAAAGCTGAGCGAGTGGAAGCAGGACTTCATCCGCGACAGCGCCCGTTACGACTTTCCCATCCACCGCCCCTACCGCGAGCTGGATGCCGGGCAGCGCCGCCTGCTCTGGCAGGGTGCCAAGGGCGTGGCCGGGATCGACCGCTTCTTCCAGTACGTGGAGGAGAAGAGCTACAAGATCCAGTACCGCGTGCTGGCCAGCCGCTACCGCGGCAAGACCACCTGCCCTGCCTGCGAAGGCACCCGGCTGCGCAAGGAGGCCCGCTATGTGCGCATTGGCGGCCGCGACATCACCGAACTGGCGCGAATGCCCATCGCCGACTGCCTGCGGTTCTTCGAGGAGCTGCGGCTCGATGAGCATGAGCAGCGCATCGCTGCAAGGCTGCTGAAGGAGATCACCAACCGGCTGCGTTATCTGGCAGATGTGGGCGTGGGCTACCTCACGCTCGACCGGCGGAGCAACACCCTCAGCGGGGGCGAGACCCAGCGCATCGACCTCGCCACCTCATTGGGCAGCAGCCTGGTGGGCAGCCTGTACATCCTGGACGAGCCCAGCATCGGCCTGCACCCGCGCGATACCGAGCGCCTCATCGGCGTACTGAAGCAGTTGCGCGACCTTGGCAACACGGTGATCGTGGTGGAGCACGACGAAGAGGTGATGCGTGCCGCGGACCACATCATTGACATGGGCCCCATGGCCGGCAGCCATGGCGGCGAAGTGGTCTTCAGCGGCCCCTTCGGGGCACTCATGGACAGCGACGGCCTCACAGCCCGCTACCTCACCGGCCGGGAGTCGATTCCCATGCCCGTGCGCCGCAGGGCCGTGCGCGACAAGCTGCTGCTGCGCGGCGCCCGTGAGCATAACCTCAAGGATATCGACGTCAGCTTCCCGCTGCATATGCTCACGGTGGTCACCGGGGTGAGCGGAAGCGGCAAGACCACCCTTGTGAAGCGCATCCTCCATCCCGCGATGAAGCGCCACCTCGATGGCTTCAGTGAGCGGCCCGGCGAGCACAGCGCGCTGGAGGGCGACCTTGGGCGCATCGAGGCCGTGGAACTGGTGGACCAGAACCCCATCGGACGGAGCAGCCGCAGCAATCCGGTCACCTACGTGAAGGCCTGGGACGAGGTCCGCCAGCTCTACAGCGAGCTCGACGTGTCAAAGGTCCGCGGCTACAAGCCGAGCCATTTCAGCTTCAACGTGGATGGTGGCCGTTGCGAGGTCTGCCAGGGCGAGGGCGAGGTGCGCATCGAGATGCAGTTCATGGCCGACATCAGCCTCACCTGCGAAGCCTGCAAGGGCCGACGGTTCCGTGACGAGATGCTGGACGTGCGCTTCCAAGGGCGGGATGTGGCGGAGCTGCTGGACATGACCGTGGATGATGCCATCGCCTTCTTCTCCGCGCATCAGGGACTATCCGCCTGCGCACGCATCGTGCAGAAGCTGCTGCCCCTGCAGCAGACCGGCCTTGGCTATGTGAAGCTCGGACAGAGCAGCAGCACGCTCTCAGGGGGCGAGGCCCAGCGCATCAAGCTGGCCAGCTTCCTCACCAAGGGCCAGGATGAGAAGCCGACCCTGTTCATCTTCGATGAGCCTACCACGGGCCTGCACTTCCACGACATCGCCAAGCTGCTGAAGGCGCTGGACATGCTCATCACGAACGGCCACAGCGTGATCTGCATCGAGCACAACACCGAGGTGATCCTGCGCGCCGACCACGTGATCGACCTGGGCCCCGAGGGGGGCGATGCCGGCGGCCGCCTGCTCTTCGCGGGCACCCCGGAGGACCTGGCCACGCAGGAATCGCACACGGGCAGGGCACTGGCGCGCAGCCTGGGCCGCTCAGCGCAGCAGCGTCACATGGCCTGA
- a CDS encoding fatty acid desaturase: MEAQTAPRVTVRQQAERKDLILATRPFAHEQRGRSWLHLLVALGVTVGCYLGIVLLEPWWSKAAFGVLTGLSLVRMFILYHDHQHKSILNRSKAADAFFWFFGVWMLSPPSIWKRSHDHHHKHNCKLYTSSIGSFPVVTVEKYRTLSRGERFAYRFIRSPFAIAFGYVFVFIIGMCLNSFISNRGRHWDSLITLIFHAALGWATWYFLGWENLVFAFFLPYLVTFALGSYLFYAQHNFPGTVFADKDGWSYVKAALDSSSFMEMSPVMQWFTGNIGFHHIHHLNAHIPFYRLPEVHDAIPELRERAKRTSLRPADVVACFRLKAWDPAQQRMVTLRELRGA, encoded by the coding sequence ATGGAAGCACAAACGGCCCCGCGCGTGACCGTGCGGCAGCAAGCCGAGCGCAAGGACCTCATCCTGGCCACCCGGCCTTTCGCTCATGAGCAGCGCGGGCGGAGCTGGCTGCACCTGCTCGTGGCGCTGGGCGTCACGGTAGGCTGCTACCTCGGCATCGTCCTGCTCGAACCCTGGTGGTCGAAAGCGGCCTTCGGAGTGCTCACCGGCCTCTCCCTGGTGCGGATGTTCATCCTCTACCACGACCACCAGCACAAGAGCATCCTCAACCGCAGCAAGGCTGCCGACGCCTTCTTCTGGTTCTTCGGCGTGTGGATGCTCAGTCCGCCGAGCATCTGGAAGCGGAGCCATGACCACCACCACAAGCACAACTGCAAGCTCTACACCAGCAGCATCGGCTCGTTCCCCGTGGTGACGGTGGAGAAATACAGGACGCTGTCGCGCGGCGAGCGGTTCGCCTACCGCTTCATCCGCAGCCCCTTCGCCATTGCCTTCGGCTACGTCTTCGTCTTCATCATCGGCATGTGCCTCAACAGCTTCATCAGCAACCGTGGGCGGCACTGGGACAGCCTCATCACGCTGATCTTCCACGCCGCCCTGGGGTGGGCCACCTGGTACTTCCTGGGGTGGGAGAACCTGGTCTTCGCCTTCTTCCTCCCCTACCTGGTCACCTTCGCCTTGGGCAGCTACCTCTTCTACGCCCAGCACAATTTCCCCGGCACCGTCTTCGCGGACAAGGACGGTTGGAGCTACGTGAAAGCCGCATTGGACAGCAGCAGCTTCATGGAGATGAGCCCGGTGATGCAGTGGTTCACCGGCAACATCGGCTTCCACCACATCCATCACCTCAATGCGCACATCCCTTTCTACCGCCTGCCGGAGGTGCACGATGCCATCCCCGAGCTGCGTGAGCGCGCCAAGCGCACCTCATTGCGGCCTGCGGATGTGGTGGCGTGCTTCCGCCTGAAGGCTTGGGACCCGGCCCAGCAGCGCATGGTGACGCTGCGGGAGCTGCGGGGCGCTTGA
- a CDS encoding SOS response-associated peptidase, with protein MCYGVKARTEMALRIAKSRGNKGAAEKLARLLAPPLEGDGPSEGLTDLHFGNAFSHPRLVVYTDAAPHEPQLSIWGLIPSWVKDDGKRKQLWNQTLNARGETIFEKPAFRASAREKRCLVHVEGFYEHHHLGKRTYPYFIRLKHRPHFALAGLWERWKDPATGEAHHTFSIVTCAGNDLMTRIHNKPNAMDSASKETGRMPVILTEAEEDLWLMPIRSDADQRVIQGLIKPYPADAMTAHPVRHLLGKDGIGNHPAASAPFNYPELALADPLHP; from the coding sequence ATGTGCTACGGGGTGAAGGCCCGCACCGAGATGGCCCTGCGCATCGCGAAGAGCCGCGGGAACAAGGGGGCTGCGGAGAAACTGGCACGCCTGCTCGCCCCTCCTTTGGAGGGCGATGGACCATCGGAAGGCCTCACGGACCTGCATTTTGGCAACGCCTTTTCCCACCCTCGGCTGGTGGTCTATACCGATGCCGCCCCCCACGAGCCTCAGCTGTCCATCTGGGGGCTCATCCCCTCTTGGGTTAAGGACGACGGGAAGCGCAAGCAGCTCTGGAACCAGACCCTGAACGCACGGGGAGAGACCATCTTCGAGAAACCGGCTTTCCGCGCGTCGGCCCGGGAAAAGCGCTGCCTGGTCCATGTGGAGGGCTTCTATGAGCACCACCATCTGGGCAAGCGCACCTATCCGTACTTCATCCGGCTCAAGCACCGCCCCCACTTCGCCCTCGCCGGCTTGTGGGAGCGCTGGAAGGACCCGGCAACCGGGGAGGCCCACCATACCTTCAGCATCGTCACCTGTGCAGGGAATGACCTCATGACCCGCATTCACAACAAGCCCAACGCAATGGACAGTGCCTCCAAGGAGACCGGACGCATGCCCGTGATCCTCACCGAGGCCGAAGAGGACCTCTGGCTGATGCCCATCCGGTCGGATGCGGACCAACGGGTCATTCAGGGGCTCATCAAGCCCTACCCGGCCGATGCCATGACCGCGCATCCGGTTCGGCACCTGCTGGGCAAGGATGGCATCGGCAATCATCCGGCGGCAAGCGCCCCCTTCAACTACCCGGAACTGGCCCTCGCCGACCCGCTTCATCCTTGA
- a CDS encoding sigma-70 family RNA polymerase sigma factor, which produces MLSKRSIAKAAVSIDDQELVQLYLNGQESAFETLLHRHKRKVWSHIYLLVRDRELTEDLFQETFIKVVNTLKGGKYNEEGKYLPWVLRIAHNLVIDHFRRSKKMPMVRSNDAHDVFATHAQPGKNVEQRLVNVQIDADVRKLIEHLPEEQREVVIMRTYLGMSFKEIADHTGVSINTALGRMRYALINMRKLIRKHDIALERA; this is translated from the coding sequence ATGCTATCCAAGCGTTCCATCGCCAAGGCGGCGGTTTCCATCGACGACCAAGAGCTCGTGCAGCTCTACCTCAACGGCCAGGAATCGGCCTTTGAGACCCTGCTACACCGCCATAAGCGCAAGGTGTGGAGCCATATCTACCTGCTGGTGCGGGACCGCGAGCTCACGGAAGACCTCTTCCAAGAGACCTTCATCAAGGTGGTGAACACCCTGAAGGGCGGCAAGTACAATGAAGAGGGCAAGTACCTGCCCTGGGTCCTGCGCATCGCCCATAACCTGGTCATCGACCACTTCCGCCGGAGCAAGAAGATGCCCATGGTGCGGAGCAACGATGCGCACGATGTGTTCGCCACGCATGCCCAGCCCGGCAAGAACGTGGAACAGCGACTGGTGAACGTGCAGATCGATGCCGATGTGCGCAAGCTCATCGAGCACCTGCCAGAGGAACAGCGCGAGGTGGTGATCATGCGAACCTACCTGGGCATGAGCTTCAAGGAGATTGCCGACCATACGGGGGTGAGCATCAACACGGCCCTTGGCCGTATGCGTTATGCCCTCATCAATATGCGCAAGCTGATCCGGAAGCACGACATCGCGCTGGAACGGGCATAG
- a CDS encoding M1 family metallopeptidase — MLRSHALALCTLLATASLAQDSPRYGRDKFRQLDQELPTPNEQRTASGAPGHAYWQMKADYDIKVEIDDATQKLTGSETITYHNQSPDKLEYLWLQLDQNIFEPGSDANLIRTGTIGDSVSLRTLERWTQPFEGGFRITSVTDAAGAKLKYTINKTMMRIDLPKPLAPGAVYNFKVAWWFPINDRDKVGGRSGYEYFPEEDNYLYTIAQFYPRMCAYMDYSGWMHKQFLGQGEFTLDFGDYTLSITVPSDHIVGATGTLQNESAVLSGTQRERLAKARKADSPVMIVTPAEAAEAEKSKATGKKTWVFKSQNVRDVAFASSRKFIWDGMNQPVGKNNVLCMSFYPKEGNPLWEQYSTKVVAHTIKTYSKYTIDYTYPVAISVHTDRIGMEYPMICFNGGRPEKDGTYSERTKYGMIGVITHEVGHNFFPMIINSDERQWTWMDEGLNTFVQYLTEQEWDKDYPSWRGRPRNIVDYMKGDPNAAPGQEKARIEPIMTNSESITQFGNNAYGKPCTALNILRETVMGRELFDHAFKTYCERWKFKHPTPADFFRSMEDASGVDLDWFWRGWFYTTDHVDIAITGLKYMRMDPRDPIAAKELQRKDKAAEPVDISRQRNIEAKLDFVVDRDTTTRDFYNRFDPLKATERELAAYEKWKAALTAEEQALLGQDLHLYELALKNIGGLVMPVILEWTYADGTTEVERIPAELWKTSDEVTKVFVKRKEVRSVTLDPFLETADCDLNNNNWPPRMVPTRFDVFKEREWRRPNPMQEERNRQTGGEMKGR, encoded by the coding sequence ATGCTCCGTTCGCACGCCCTCGCCCTTTGCACACTCCTCGCTACAGCGAGCCTCGCCCAGGACTCCCCCCGCTACGGCCGCGACAAGTTCCGCCAGTTGGACCAGGAACTGCCCACGCCCAACGAGCAGCGCACCGCCAGCGGAGCCCCCGGCCACGCCTATTGGCAGATGAAGGCCGACTACGATATCAAGGTCGAGATCGACGATGCCACCCAGAAGCTCACGGGCAGCGAGACGATCACCTATCACAACCAGAGTCCCGACAAGCTCGAGTATCTCTGGCTGCAGCTCGACCAGAACATCTTCGAGCCCGGCAGCGACGCTAACCTCATCCGTACCGGCACCATCGGCGACAGCGTGAGCCTAAGGACGCTGGAGCGCTGGACCCAGCCCTTCGAAGGTGGCTTCCGCATCACCAGTGTCACCGATGCGGCTGGTGCCAAGCTGAAGTACACCATCAACAAGACCATGATGCGCATCGACCTGCCCAAGCCCCTGGCGCCCGGTGCGGTCTACAACTTCAAGGTGGCCTGGTGGTTCCCCATCAACGACCGCGACAAGGTGGGCGGCCGCAGCGGCTACGAGTACTTCCCCGAGGAGGACAACTACCTCTACACCATCGCGCAGTTCTACCCGCGCATGTGCGCCTACATGGACTACAGCGGCTGGATGCACAAGCAGTTCCTCGGTCAGGGCGAGTTCACCCTCGATTTCGGCGACTACACCCTCAGCATCACCGTGCCCAGCGATCACATCGTGGGTGCCACCGGCACGCTGCAGAACGAGAGCGCCGTGCTCTCCGGCACCCAGCGCGAACGGCTCGCCAAGGCCCGCAAGGCCGACAGCCCCGTGATGATCGTGACGCCCGCCGAGGCCGCCGAGGCCGAGAAGAGCAAGGCCACCGGGAAGAAGACCTGGGTCTTCAAGTCGCAGAACGTGCGCGATGTGGCCTTCGCCAGCAGCCGCAAGTTCATCTGGGACGGCATGAACCAGCCGGTGGGGAAGAACAACGTGCTCTGCATGAGCTTCTACCCCAAGGAGGGCAACCCGCTGTGGGAGCAGTACAGCACCAAGGTGGTGGCGCACACCATCAAGACCTACAGCAAGTACACCATCGACTACACCTACCCGGTGGCCATTAGCGTGCACACCGACCGCATCGGCATGGAGTACCCCATGATCTGCTTCAACGGCGGGCGGCCCGAGAAGGACGGTACCTACAGCGAGCGCACCAAGTATGGCATGATCGGCGTGATCACGCACGAGGTGGGGCACAACTTCTTCCCCATGATCATCAACTCCGACGAGCGGCAGTGGACCTGGATGGATGAGGGCCTCAACACCTTCGTGCAATACCTCACCGAACAGGAGTGGGACAAGGACTACCCCAGCTGGCGCGGCAGGCCCCGCAACATCGTGGACTACATGAAGGGCGACCCCAACGCCGCGCCCGGCCAGGAGAAGGCGCGCATCGAGCCGATCATGACCAACAGCGAGAGCATCACGCAGTTCGGCAACAACGCCTACGGCAAGCCCTGCACCGCGCTCAACATCCTGCGTGAGACGGTGATGGGCCGCGAGCTCTTCGACCACGCCTTCAAGACCTATTGCGAGCGCTGGAAGTTCAAGCACCCCACACCGGCCGACTTCTTTCGCAGCATGGAGGATGCCAGCGGCGTGGACCTCGACTGGTTCTGGCGCGGTTGGTTCTACACCACCGACCATGTGGACATCGCCATCACGGGCCTGAAGTACATGCGCATGGACCCGCGCGATCCGATCGCCGCCAAGGAGCTGCAGCGCAAGGACAAGGCCGCCGAACCCGTTGACATCAGCCGCCAGCGCAACATCGAGGCGAAACTCGATTTCGTGGTGGACCGCGACACCACCACGCGCGACTTCTACAACCGCTTCGATCCGCTGAAGGCCACCGAGCGCGAACTGGCGGCCTATGAGAAGTGGAAGGCGGCGCTCACGGCCGAGGAACAGGCGCTGCTGGGCCAGGACCTGCACCTGTACGAGCTGGCACTGAAGAACATCGGCGGGCTGGTGATGCCGGTGATCCTGGAGTGGACCTACGCGGACGGCACCACCGAGGTGGAGCGCATCCCCGCCGAGCTGTGGAAGACCAGCGACGAGGTCACCAAGGTCTTCGTGAAGCGCAAAGAGGTCAGGAGCGTCACCCTCGATCCCTTCCTCGAGACCGCCGATTGCGACCTCAACAACAATAACTGGCCGCCGCGCATGGTGCCCACCCGTTTCGATGTCTTCAAGGAACGCGAGTGGCGCCGCCCCAACCCCATGCAGGAGGAACGGAACCGGCAGACGGGCGGGGAGATGAAGGGGAGGTGA
- a CDS encoding four helix bundle protein, which translates to MKDFKKLDMWQHGMNLIDSVYDLYDGLPWQEVSEYKGQSQRAAISIPSNIAEGNSRRSEKDKYRFMEIALGSAFELETQVLSAMRRKWCPVAQAERIITDIDRQQKMMMGFMEKLKV; encoded by the coding sequence ATGAAAGACTTCAAGAAGCTCGACATGTGGCAGCATGGCATGAACCTCATCGATTCCGTGTACGACCTGTACGATGGTCTGCCTTGGCAGGAGGTTTCGGAATACAAGGGGCAGTCCCAGCGGGCCGCCATTTCCATCCCCTCCAACATTGCCGAGGGCAACTCGCGTCGCAGCGAAAAGGACAAATACCGCTTCATGGAGATCGCATTGGGCTCAGCGTTCGAACTGGAAACACAAGTGCTCTCAGCGATGAGAAGGAAGTGGTGTCCGGTGGCCCAAGCTGAGCGGATCATCACCGACATCGACCGGCAGCAGAAGATGATGATGGGGTTCATGGAGAAGTTGAAGGTGTGA
- the nth gene encoding endonuclease III, with the protein MTRAEKAAFVSATLAKLYPRTSIPLDHEDPYTLLVAVVLSAQCTDKKVNEITPLLFAKAHTPQQMAKLSVEQIQDIIRPCGLSPMKSKGIHGLSKIIVEEHGGQVPRTFSALEALPGVGHKTASVVMAQAFGVPAFPVDTHIHRLAWRWTLSTGKSVEHTEADLKKLFPKESWNDLHLRIIYFGREHCPAKGHDPRKCPICSAIGRKELFKQVVG; encoded by the coding sequence ATGACCCGCGCTGAAAAAGCGGCCTTCGTCTCCGCCACGCTCGCCAAGCTATACCCGCGCACGTCCATCCCCCTTGACCACGAGGACCCCTACACGCTGTTGGTGGCAGTGGTGCTGAGCGCGCAATGCACGGACAAGAAGGTGAACGAGATCACCCCGCTGCTGTTCGCCAAGGCCCACACGCCGCAGCAGATGGCGAAGCTGAGCGTGGAGCAGATCCAGGACATCATCCGGCCGTGCGGATTGTCGCCCATGAAGAGCAAGGGCATCCACGGGCTCTCCAAGATCATCGTGGAGGAACACGGCGGCCAGGTGCCCAGGACCTTCAGCGCCTTAGAGGCCCTACCCGGCGTGGGCCACAAGACCGCCAGCGTGGTGATGGCCCAGGCCTTCGGGGTGCCGGCCTTCCCCGTGGACACCCACATCCACCGCCTGGCCTGGCGCTGGACCCTGAGCACGGGCAAAAGCGTGGAACACACGGAAGCGGACCTGAAGAAGCTCTTTCCAAAGGAGAGCTGGAACGACCTGCACCTGCGCATCATCTACTTCGGCCGCGAACACTGCCCGGCCAAAGGCCATGATCCACGCAAGTGCCCCATCTGCAGCGCAATCGGGCGGAAGGAGCTGTTCAAGCAGGTCGTTGGTTGA
- a CDS encoding alkane 1-monooxygenase, protein MRPSALKYVLVYLIPAVVAASLAVQNEWSFAAVAFVFGVLPAIELFLKPDPRNLDAVQEAVARQDRGYDLILYSLVPIQWGLLLFFLVQVSAAELSWVVKLGLTSAFGMACGVLGINAAHELGHRPTKHEQFMAKALLLTTLYMHFFIEHNRGHHKHVSTDVDPASSRRGEWLYAFFVRTITGSWLSAWKLEHQRLRKKGLPLFSVHNEMLRFQVVQLALVVVIAAVFGLEVMGWFLGAALIGILLLETVNYIEHYGLRRKKNGDTYERPLPIHSWNSDHPLGRLVLLELTRHSDHHYLASRKYQVLRHFDESPQLPAGYPAMMALAFFPPLWFRVMDREIERLKERLGSEALA, encoded by the coding sequence ATGCGTCCCTCCGCCCTCAAATACGTCCTCGTCTACCTGATCCCCGCCGTGGTCGCGGCATCGCTCGCGGTGCAGAACGAATGGTCGTTTGCCGCAGTGGCCTTCGTGTTCGGGGTGCTGCCGGCCATCGAGCTGTTCCTGAAGCCCGACCCGCGCAACTTGGACGCCGTGCAGGAGGCCGTGGCCAGGCAGGATCGCGGCTACGACCTGATCCTCTACAGCCTGGTGCCCATCCAATGGGGGCTGCTGCTCTTCTTCCTGGTGCAGGTGAGCGCCGCTGAGCTTTCGTGGGTGGTGAAGCTGGGGCTCACCTCGGCCTTCGGCATGGCCTGCGGGGTGCTGGGCATCAACGCGGCGCACGAGTTGGGGCACCGGCCCACCAAGCACGAGCAGTTCATGGCGAAGGCGCTGCTGCTGACCACGCTATACATGCACTTCTTCATCGAGCACAACCGCGGGCACCACAAGCATGTGAGCACCGACGTGGATCCCGCCAGCAGCCGGCGCGGCGAGTGGCTCTACGCCTTCTTCGTGCGCACCATCACGGGCAGCTGGCTCAGCGCGTGGAAGCTGGAACACCAGCGACTTCGGAAGAAGGGCCTGCCCTTGTTCAGCGTGCACAACGAGATGCTGCGCTTCCAAGTGGTCCAGCTCGCCCTGGTGGTGGTGATCGCAGCAGTGTTCGGGCTGGAGGTGATGGGCTGGTTCCTTGGGGCCGCGCTCATCGGCATCCTGCTGTTGGAGACCGTGAACTACATCGAGCACTATGGCCTGCGGCGCAAGAAGAACGGCGACACCTACGAGCGTCCGCTACCCATCCACTCCTGGAACTCGGACCACCCGCTGGGCCGCTTGGTGCTGCTGGAACTGACGCGCCACAGCGACCACCATTACCTCGCCAGCCGGAAGTACCAGGTGCTGCGCCACTTCGACGAGAGCCCGCAGCTGCCCGCCGGCTATCCCGCCATGATGGCCCTGGCCTTCTTTCCGCCCCTGTGGTTCCGCGTGATGGACCGCGAGATCGAGCGCTTGAAGGAACGGCTGGGCAGCGAGGCGCTCGCCTGA